A genomic region of Micromonospora sp. NBRC 110009 contains the following coding sequences:
- a CDS encoding uroporphyrinogen-III synthase — protein sequence MREELAGFTIGVTADRRRDELAALLQRRGARVVLAPALRIVPLADDTDLREATRACLDRPPDVLMANTGIGMRGWLEAAEGWGLAEPLRGVLARSYVVTRGPKATGAIRAAGLREHWSPASESCDEVIDHLVRRGVAGQVVAMQLHGERQPECTEALEAAGATVIEVPVYRWAPPTDPAPLHRLIDLVAGRLVDAVTFTSAPAAEALLRAAGDRTETVLAALRGDVLASCVGAVTAEPLVRRGVPVSAPSRARLGALVRTIVDELPRRTVTVKAGGHLLTLRGHAAVVDGELRPLAPAPMAVLRALAAAPGKVLSRTALLRTLPRGADEHAVEMAVARLRVGLNAPRVVQTVVKRGYRLRVD from the coding sequence ATGCGGGAGGAACTGGCCGGCTTCACCATCGGGGTCACCGCGGACCGGCGGCGCGACGAGCTGGCCGCGCTGCTCCAGCGGCGCGGCGCGCGGGTGGTGCTCGCCCCCGCCCTGCGGATCGTGCCGCTGGCCGACGACACCGACCTGCGCGAGGCCACCCGGGCCTGCCTCGACCGGCCGCCGGACGTCCTGATGGCCAACACCGGCATCGGCATGCGCGGCTGGCTGGAGGCGGCCGAGGGGTGGGGGCTGGCGGAGCCGCTGCGCGGCGTGCTCGCCCGGTCGTACGTGGTGACCCGCGGCCCGAAGGCCACCGGCGCGATCCGGGCGGCCGGCCTGCGCGAGCACTGGTCCCCGGCGTCGGAGAGCTGCGATGAGGTGATCGACCACCTGGTTCGGCGGGGAGTGGCCGGCCAGGTCGTCGCCATGCAGCTGCACGGCGAGCGGCAGCCGGAGTGCACCGAGGCGCTGGAGGCGGCCGGCGCCACGGTGATCGAGGTGCCGGTCTACCGGTGGGCGCCCCCCACCGACCCCGCCCCGCTGCACCGGCTGATCGACCTGGTCGCGGGACGGCTGGTCGACGCGGTCACGTTCACCTCCGCCCCGGCGGCGGAGGCGCTGCTGCGGGCGGCCGGGGACCGCACCGAGACGGTGCTGGCGGCGTTGCGCGGTGACGTGCTGGCCAGTTGCGTCGGCGCGGTCACCGCCGAGCCGCTGGTGCGGCGGGGGGTGCCGGTGAGCGCCCCGAGCCGGGCCCGGCTCGGCGCCCTGGTCCGGACGATCGTCGACGAGTTGCCCCGGCGGACCGTCACCGTGAAGGCCGGCGGGCACCTGCTGACCCTGCGCGGGCACGCGGCCGTGGTGGACGGCGAGCTGCGGCCGCTCGCCCCGGCCCCGATGGCGGTGCTGCGGGCGCTCGCCGCGGCGCCCGGGAAGGTGCTGTCCCGCACCGCGCTGCTGCGTACGCTGCCCCGGGGCGCCGACGAGCACGCGGTGGAGATGGCGGTCGCCCGCCTGCGGGTCGGGCTGAACGCCCCCCGCGTGGTGCAGACCGTGGTCAAGCGCGGCTACCGGCTGCGGGTCGACTGA
- the nirD gene encoding nitrite reductase small subunit NirD: MTASITLDWTPICPVDRLEPDRGVAALVDGVQVALFRTGGELYAVDNLDPVGGAQVMSRGIVGSRGGLPTLASPLHKQVYDLTTGRCLDLPGVALRRHEARCRDGLVEVRLRQEE; encoded by the coding sequence ATGACCGCCTCGATCACCCTCGACTGGACCCCGATCTGCCCGGTGGACCGGCTGGAGCCCGACCGTGGGGTGGCCGCGCTGGTGGACGGGGTGCAGGTGGCCCTCTTCCGCACCGGCGGCGAGCTGTACGCGGTCGACAACCTCGACCCGGTCGGCGGCGCGCAGGTGATGTCCCGGGGGATCGTGGGCAGCCGCGGCGGCCTGCCCACGCTCGCCTCCCCGCTGCACAAGCAGGTCTACGACCTGACCACCGGGCGGTGTCTGGACCTCCCGGGCGTGGCGCTGCGGCGGCACGAGGCGCGCTGCCGGGACGGGCTGGTCGAGGTGCGGTTGCGACAGGAGGAGTGA
- the nirB gene encoding nitrite reductase large subunit NirB produces MSERSESGGRLVVVGNGMVGQRFVEALRTRDHDRRWRVTVLAEERRPAYDRVRLSAFLDGVSAEELNLHTPDAGVELRLGEPALGVDRGRRVVHTVTGEHPYDALVLATGSSAFVPPVAGTDLPGVFVYRTLDDLSAIRAHAAGRQTGAVIGGGLLGLEAANALRLLGLATSVVEFAPRLMPVQVDEAGGAMLRRYVEELGVTPYLGVASSALRPGPDGTVAALELADGRTIDADLVVVAAGIRPRDELARAAGLPLGPHGGVLVDATCRTADERIWAVGECAAVDGTCHGLVAPGYATAEVVADRLLGGAATFPGPDTATKLKLLGVDVASFGDAHGTTPGCLDVTFTDPVTRSYAKLVLSDDARTLLGGVLVGDAGAYPTLRASVGGPLPAPPLALLAPAGGAGAGAGALPAAAQVCSCNAVTRADLDAAIAGGATDVPALKACTRAGTSCGSCLPMLKQLLDAAGVRQSTALCEHFDASRQELFDLVRVRGIRTFSQLIAEHGRGRGCDICKPVVASILASLGTGHVLDGERASLQDTNDHFLANLQRDGSYSVVPRIPGGEITPEKLIVIGEVARDFQLYTKITGGQRIDLFGARVEQLPQIWRRLVDAGFESGHAYGKALRTVKSCVGETWCRYGVQDSVGLAVALELRYRGLRAPHKLKSAVSGCARECAEARGKDFGIIATDTGWNLYVGGNGGFRPRHADLFATDLSTEALIRLIDRFLMYYIRTADRLQRTAAWIEAMEGGLDHLRSVIVDDALGLCAELDAAMARHVASYSDEWRDVLEDPERLRRFTSFVNAPDVPDPSITFAVERGQPVPARGAPPGAGADRRRQPVPLGLPEVRR; encoded by the coding sequence ATGAGCGAGCGGAGCGAGAGCGGCGGCAGGCTGGTGGTCGTCGGCAACGGCATGGTCGGGCAGCGCTTCGTCGAAGCGTTGCGAACCCGGGACCACGACCGGCGCTGGCGGGTCACGGTGCTCGCCGAGGAGCGGCGGCCGGCGTACGACCGGGTGCGGCTGTCGGCCTTCCTCGACGGGGTGAGCGCCGAGGAGCTGAACCTGCACACCCCCGACGCCGGGGTGGAGCTGCGGCTGGGCGAGCCGGCCCTCGGCGTCGACCGGGGGCGGCGGGTGGTGCACACCGTGACCGGCGAGCACCCGTACGACGCGCTGGTGCTGGCCACCGGCTCGTCCGCCTTCGTCCCCCCGGTGGCCGGCACCGACCTGCCCGGGGTCTTCGTCTACCGGACGCTGGACGACCTTTCCGCGATCCGGGCGCACGCGGCGGGTCGGCAGACCGGCGCGGTGATCGGCGGCGGGCTGCTCGGCCTGGAGGCGGCCAACGCGCTGCGCCTGCTGGGGCTGGCGACCAGCGTGGTCGAGTTCGCGCCCCGGCTGATGCCGGTGCAGGTGGACGAGGCGGGCGGGGCGATGCTGCGCCGCTACGTCGAGGAGCTGGGCGTGACCCCGTACCTCGGGGTGGCCAGCAGCGCGCTGCGTCCCGGCCCGGACGGCACGGTCGCCGCGCTGGAACTCGCCGACGGGCGCACGATCGACGCCGACCTGGTGGTGGTGGCCGCCGGCATCCGGCCCCGGGACGAGCTGGCCCGGGCGGCCGGCCTGCCGCTCGGCCCGCACGGCGGGGTGCTGGTCGACGCGACCTGCCGGACGGCGGACGAACGGATCTGGGCGGTCGGTGAGTGCGCCGCCGTGGACGGCACCTGTCACGGCCTCGTCGCCCCCGGGTACGCGACCGCCGAGGTGGTCGCCGACCGGCTGCTCGGTGGGGCGGCCACCTTCCCCGGCCCGGACACCGCGACCAAGCTGAAGCTGCTCGGGGTGGACGTGGCCTCGTTCGGCGACGCGCACGGCACCACCCCGGGCTGCCTCGACGTGACCTTCACCGACCCGGTCACCCGCTCGTACGCGAAGCTGGTCCTCTCCGACGACGCGCGCACGCTGCTCGGCGGCGTGCTGGTCGGGGACGCCGGCGCCTACCCGACGCTGCGGGCGAGCGTCGGCGGGCCGCTGCCCGCTCCCCCGCTGGCGCTGCTGGCCCCGGCCGGCGGTGCGGGCGCCGGGGCCGGCGCGCTGCCGGCCGCCGCACAGGTCTGCTCCTGCAACGCGGTGACCCGGGCCGACCTGGACGCGGCGATCGCCGGCGGGGCGACCGACGTGCCCGCGCTGAAGGCGTGCACCCGGGCCGGGACGAGCTGCGGCTCATGCCTGCCGATGCTCAAGCAACTCCTCGACGCGGCCGGGGTGCGGCAGTCCACCGCGCTCTGCGAACACTTCGATGCCAGCCGGCAGGAGCTGTTCGACCTCGTCCGGGTCCGCGGCATCCGCACCTTCTCGCAGCTCATCGCCGAGCACGGGCGGGGGCGCGGCTGCGACATCTGCAAGCCGGTGGTCGCCTCGATCCTCGCCTCGCTGGGCACCGGGCACGTGCTCGACGGCGAGCGGGCCTCCCTCCAGGACACCAACGACCACTTCCTGGCCAACCTGCAGCGCGACGGCAGTTACTCGGTGGTGCCCCGGATCCCCGGCGGGGAGATCACCCCGGAGAAGCTGATCGTGATCGGCGAGGTGGCCCGGGACTTCCAGCTCTACACCAAGATCACCGGTGGGCAGCGGATCGACCTGTTCGGGGCCCGGGTCGAGCAGCTCCCGCAGATCTGGCGGCGGCTGGTCGACGCCGGGTTCGAGTCCGGCCACGCGTACGGCAAGGCGCTGCGCACGGTGAAGTCCTGCGTCGGCGAGACCTGGTGCCGGTACGGGGTGCAGGACTCGGTCGGGCTCGCCGTCGCGCTGGAGCTGCGCTACCGGGGGCTGCGCGCCCCGCACAAGCTCAAGTCGGCGGTCTCCGGCTGCGCCCGGGAATGCGCCGAGGCGCGCGGCAAGGACTTCGGCATCATCGCCACCGACACCGGCTGGAACCTCTACGTCGGCGGCAACGGTGGCTTCCGCCCCCGGCACGCCGACCTGTTCGCCACCGATCTGTCCACCGAAGCGCTGATTCGGCTGATCGACAGATTCCTGATGTATTACATCCGCACCGCCGACCGGTTGCAGCGCACCGCCGCCTGGATCGAGGCGATGGAGGGCGGCCTGGACCACCTCCGGTCGGTGATCGTGGACGACGCGCTCGGGCTCTGCGCCGAACTGGACGCGGCGATGGCCCGGCACGTCGCGTCCTACTCGGACGAGTGGCGGGACGTGCTGGAGGACCCGGAGCGGCTGCGCCGCTTCACCTCCTTCGTCAATGCCCCCGACGTGCCCGACCCGTCCATCACGTTCGCCGTCGAACGGGGGCAGCCCGTGCCGGCACGCGGGGCGCCGCCGGGCGCCGGCGCCGACCGCAGGCGCCAGCCGGTCCCGCTCGGTCTCCCGGAGGTACGCCGATGA
- a CDS encoding FAD-dependent oxidoreductase: MSIVIVGYGMAGARVAAELHARDGDRKVTVLGAEPHRAYNRIMLATLLAGKIDEPDVALTEVAGQAVDVRTGVAVTAIDRAAREVRTADGDRHRYDHLILATGSQAVVPPLPGLDPLPDRVVPFRTLDDCRRIRTAARDARRVLVLGGGLLGLEAARGLATRGLDVTVVHPVGHLMERQLDTAAGAVLAGTLAGLGVRTALAAPAVAVAADADQVRLDLADGRAFTADLLVLSCGVRPDTAVAAAAGLVVERGVVVDDRMRTSDRHISAIGDCAQHDGTLTGLVAPAWAQARVVAEVLSGGDPLARYRPRPVVTRLKAAGIDLAAMGDATGVPADGGPVEELTFADPARGTYARLRIRDERLTGAILLGDNPAVGTVVQLFDRGAPVPADRRSLLLGRAFGTAPATPAASPALMPDAATVCQCNDVNKGALVACWRAGARSVDELSTATRAATGCGGCRDAVAGIAGWLAEADPVAAR; this comes from the coding sequence ATGAGCATCGTCATCGTCGGCTACGGCATGGCCGGGGCGCGGGTCGCCGCCGAACTGCACGCGCGGGACGGGGACCGCAAGGTCACCGTGCTCGGGGCGGAGCCGCACCGGGCGTACAACCGGATCATGCTCGCCACCCTGCTCGCCGGGAAGATCGACGAGCCGGACGTGGCGCTGACCGAGGTCGCCGGACAGGCCGTGGACGTGCGGACCGGGGTGGCGGTCACCGCGATCGACCGGGCCGCCCGGGAGGTACGCACCGCCGACGGTGACCGGCACCGCTACGACCACCTGATCCTCGCCACCGGCAGCCAGGCCGTGGTGCCGCCGCTGCCCGGGCTCGACCCGCTGCCGGACCGGGTGGTGCCGTTCCGCACCCTGGACGACTGCCGGCGGATCCGCACCGCCGCCCGGGACGCCCGCCGCGTCCTGGTGCTCGGCGGCGGCCTGCTCGGGCTGGAGGCGGCCCGCGGGCTGGCCACCCGGGGGCTGGACGTGACCGTCGTCCACCCCGTCGGGCACCTGATGGAACGGCAGCTCGACACGGCCGCCGGGGCGGTGCTCGCCGGCACCCTGGCCGGGCTCGGCGTCCGGACCGCGCTGGCCGCCCCCGCCGTGGCGGTGGCCGCCGACGCCGACCAGGTCCGCCTGGATCTCGCCGACGGTCGCGCGTTCACCGCCGACCTGCTGGTGCTCTCCTGCGGCGTACGCCCCGACACCGCGGTGGCCGCCGCGGCCGGGCTGGTCGTGGAGCGGGGCGTGGTGGTGGACGACCGGATGCGGACCAGCGACCGGCACATCTCCGCGATCGGCGACTGCGCGCAGCACGACGGGACGCTGACCGGGCTGGTCGCCCCCGCCTGGGCACAGGCCCGGGTGGTGGCCGAGGTGCTCTCCGGCGGCGACCCGCTCGCCCGGTACCGGCCCCGGCCGGTGGTGACCCGGCTCAAGGCGGCCGGCATCGACCTGGCCGCGATGGGCGACGCCACCGGCGTACCGGCCGACGGCGGGCCGGTCGAGGAGCTGACCTTCGCCGACCCGGCCCGCGGCACGTACGCCCGGCTGCGGATCCGCGACGAGCGGCTGACCGGGGCGATCCTGCTCGGCGACAACCCGGCCGTCGGCACCGTGGTGCAGCTCTTCGACCGGGGTGCCCCGGTGCCCGCGGACCGGCGATCGCTGCTGCTCGGGCGGGCGTTCGGCACCGCCCCGGCCACCCCGGCCGCGTCCCCGGCACTGATGCCGGACGCGGCCACGGTGTGCCAGTGCAACGACGTCAACAAGGGCGCGCTGGTGGCGTGCTGGCGCGCCGGCGCGCGCAGCGTCGACGAGCTGTCCACGGCGACCCGGGCCGCCACCGGCTGCGGCGGCTGCCGGGACGCGGTGGCCGGCATCGCCGGCTGGCTCGCCGAGGCGGACCCGGTGGCGGCCCGATGA
- a CDS encoding molybdopterin oxidoreductase family protein, translating to MTHGARMATGPEAHPREAATHCPYCALQCGMVLRETDRRVEVLPRQFPTNRGGLCQKGWTAAELLDHPDRLTTPLLRDRPGAELRPAGWDEALDRVAAGLRAVQDRYGRDAVAVFGGGGLTNEKAYALGKFARVALGTRHIDYNGRWCMSSAAAAGLRAFGVDRGLPFPVADLGRADTLLLVGANPAETMPPLMRHLADQRRRGGRLIVVDPRLTATARQADLHLQPLPGTDLAVANALLHIALTEGWLDRAYVTERTSGFDEVRRTVAGWWPAEVELLSGVPVADLEATARALATVDRAVILTARGAEQHAKGVDTVTAFINLALALGLPGRPGSGYGCLTGQGNGQGGREHGQKADQLPGYRRIDDPAAREHVAGVWGVAADDLPGPGVPAYALLDSLGTATGPRALLVFGSNPVVSAPRAARVESRLRDLDLLVVADFLRSETAELADVVLPVAQWAEEDGTMTNLEGRVLRRRALRQPPPGVRTDLAVLAALAARLQGGAPSYREMHNKGPRQTPEEAFPSDPRAVFAELRRASAGGPADYAGVTWERIDRDEGVFWPCPAEDAPDTPRLFADSFPTPDGRARFHAVTHRPAAEPVCADYPLHLTTGRVLAQYQSGAQTRRVAALRRAAPGGFVELHPDLADRLGVAEGDEVRVLSRRGELRAPARLSPAIRPDTVFAPFHWPGAARANSVTNDAVDPVSGMPEFKICAVRVERA from the coding sequence ATGACGCACGGTGCACGGATGGCGACGGGACCGGAGGCCCACCCCCGGGAGGCGGCCACCCACTGCCCGTACTGCGCCCTCCAGTGCGGCATGGTGCTGCGCGAGACCGACCGGCGGGTCGAGGTCCTCCCCCGGCAGTTCCCCACCAACCGGGGCGGCCTCTGCCAGAAGGGCTGGACCGCGGCCGAGCTGCTCGACCACCCGGACCGGCTGACCACCCCGCTGCTGCGCGACCGGCCCGGCGCCGAGCTGCGGCCGGCGGGCTGGGACGAGGCTCTCGACCGGGTGGCCGCCGGCCTCCGCGCCGTCCAGGACCGGTACGGGCGGGACGCGGTCGCGGTCTTCGGCGGCGGCGGACTGACCAACGAGAAGGCGTACGCGCTCGGCAAGTTCGCCCGGGTGGCGCTGGGCACCCGGCACATCGACTACAACGGACGCTGGTGCATGTCCTCGGCGGCGGCGGCCGGGCTGCGCGCCTTCGGCGTCGACCGGGGACTGCCCTTCCCGGTGGCGGACCTCGGCCGGGCCGACACCCTGCTGCTGGTCGGCGCGAACCCGGCCGAGACCATGCCGCCGCTGATGCGGCACCTCGCCGACCAGCGGCGCCGGGGCGGCCGGCTGATCGTGGTCGACCCCCGGCTCACCGCCACCGCCCGCCAGGCCGACCTCCACCTGCAGCCGCTGCCCGGCACCGACCTGGCGGTGGCCAACGCGCTGCTGCACATCGCCCTCACCGAGGGCTGGCTCGACCGGGCGTACGTGACCGAGCGCACCAGCGGCTTCGACGAGGTGCGCCGGACCGTGGCCGGCTGGTGGCCGGCCGAGGTGGAACTCCTCTCCGGCGTGCCGGTGGCCGACCTGGAGGCGACCGCCCGGGCACTGGCCACCGTGGACCGCGCGGTCATCCTCACCGCCCGGGGCGCCGAACAGCACGCCAAGGGCGTGGACACGGTCACCGCCTTCATCAACCTGGCGCTCGCCCTGGGGCTGCCCGGCCGCCCCGGCTCCGGGTACGGCTGCCTGACCGGCCAGGGCAACGGACAGGGTGGCCGGGAACACGGGCAGAAGGCCGACCAGCTCCCCGGCTACCGGCGGATCGACGACCCGGCGGCCCGCGAGCACGTGGCCGGGGTCTGGGGCGTGGCGGCCGACGACCTGCCCGGGCCGGGCGTGCCCGCGTACGCCCTGCTGGACTCGCTCGGCACCGCGACCGGTCCGCGGGCGCTGCTGGTCTTCGGCTCCAACCCGGTGGTCTCCGCGCCCCGCGCGGCCCGGGTCGAGTCCCGGCTGCGCGACCTGGACCTGCTGGTGGTGGCCGATTTCCTGCGCTCCGAGACCGCCGAGCTGGCCGACGTGGTGCTGCCCGTCGCCCAGTGGGCCGAGGAGGACGGCACGATGACCAACCTGGAGGGTCGGGTGCTGCGCCGCCGCGCGCTGCGTCAACCCCCGCCCGGCGTCCGCACCGACCTCGCCGTCCTCGCCGCCCTCGCCGCCCGCCTGCAAGGAGGGGCCCCTTCTTATCGGGAAATGCATAACAAGGGCCCCCGCCAAACACCGGAGGAGGCGTTCCCGAGCGATCCGCGGGCGGTGTTCGCGGAGCTGCGGCGGGCCTCGGCCGGCGGGCCGGCGGACTACGCCGGGGTGACCTGGGAGCGGATCGACCGGGACGAGGGGGTCTTCTGGCCCTGCCCGGCGGAGGACGCCCCGGACACCCCCCGGCTCTTCGCCGATTCCTTCCCCACCCCGGACGGCCGGGCCCGGTTCCACGCGGTGACCCACCGGCCGGCCGCCGAGCCGGTCTGCGCCGACTACCCGCTCCACCTCACCACCGGCCGGGTGCTCGCCCAGTACCAGTCCGGCGCGCAGACCCGGCGGGTCGCCGCGCTGCGCCGGGCCGCCCCCGGCGGCTTCGTCGAGCTGCACCCGGACCTGGCCGACCGGCTCGGCGTGGCCGAGGGGGACGAGGTACGGGTGCTGTCCCGCCGCGGCGAGCTGCGCGCCCCGGCCCGGCTCAGCCCGGCGATCCGGCCGGACACCGTCTTCGCACCGTTCCACTGGCCGGGCGCGGCCCGGGCCAACTCGGTCACCAACGACGCCGTCGACCCGGTCTCGGGGATGCCCGAGTTCAAGATCTGCGCGGTCCGGGTGGAGCGAGCATGA
- a CDS encoding class I SAM-dependent methyltransferase: protein MSVADAFDAVAGSYDEARRRLVPCFDAFYGTAVEVAAPPLRAALAAGRTPEVLDLGAGTGLLSLLLAAAVPGVRLTLVDAAPGMLAVAAGHLAARDVPHRTVLADLTDPLPAGRYDAVVSALAIHHLDDDGKRALYRRAAEALVPGGVFVNAEQVAGPTPALDRRYDEVWTARITALGSAAEEIAAARERMRHDRPAPVAEQCRWLSAAGLADVDCFFKEWRFAVFGGRRP from the coding sequence ATGAGTGTGGCGGACGCGTTCGACGCGGTGGCGGGAAGCTACGACGAGGCCCGGCGCCGGCTGGTGCCGTGCTTCGACGCGTTCTACGGCACGGCGGTCGAGGTGGCCGCGCCGCCGCTGCGGGCCGCGCTCGCGGCGGGGCGTACCCCCGAGGTGCTGGACCTGGGCGCGGGCACCGGGCTGCTCTCCCTGCTGCTCGCCGCGGCGGTGCCCGGGGTGCGGCTGACCCTGGTCGACGCCGCGCCCGGCATGCTCGCGGTGGCCGCCGGCCACCTGGCCGCCCGGGACGTGCCGCACCGGACGGTGCTCGCCGACCTCACCGACCCGCTGCCCGCCGGCCGGTACGACGCGGTGGTCTCCGCCCTGGCCATCCACCACCTCGACGACGACGGCAAGCGGGCGCTCTACCGGCGGGCCGCCGAGGCGTTGGTGCCCGGCGGGGTCTTCGTCAACGCCGAGCAGGTGGCCGGCCCGACCCCCGCCCTGGACCGGCGCTACGACGAGGTCTGGACCGCCAGGATCACCGCGCTCGGCTCGGCCGCCGAGGAGATCGCCGCGGCCCGGGAGCGGATGCGGCACGACCGGCCCGCGCCGGTGGCCGAGCAGTGCCGATGGCTCTCCGCGGCCGGGCTGGCCGACGTCGACTGCTTCTTCAAGGAGTGGCGCTTCGCCGTCTTCGGCGGTCGCCGCCCCTGA
- a CDS encoding DUF6364 family protein, whose protein sequence is MTAKVTLSFSDETIEEARRFAKREGLSLSAWMDQAAREKALREVFTAHAEAVARAGLDLESAALADAQEAAIVDDALFGGGRPRAA, encoded by the coding sequence ATGACCGCCAAGGTGACACTGTCGTTCTCCGACGAGACGATCGAGGAGGCGCGCCGGTTCGCCAAGCGGGAAGGGCTCTCCCTCTCCGCCTGGATGGACCAGGCCGCCCGGGAGAAGGCGCTGCGCGAGGTCTTCACCGCGCACGCCGAGGCGGTCGCCCGCGCCGGCCTGGACCTGGAGTCCGCCGCGCTGGCCGACGCCCAGGAGGCCGCGATCGTCGACGACGCCCTCTTCGGCGGCGGGCGCCCGCGTGCTGCGTAG
- a CDS encoding MFS transporter, with protein sequence MSTLVSPTPTPAAAGRRRPITDWRPEDSGFWATTGAPVARRNLYVSIFAEHVGFSVWSLWSVTVLFLGPDYGIDPAGKFLLTAVPAALGAVLRLPYTLAVARFGGRNWTIVSALLLLVPAMPMALLIEPGVSYATLMVLACLTGVGGGNFASSMANINLFFPERLKGRALGLNAGGGNLGVPAVQLVGLAVLATAGAAYPRLVPAVYLPLIVLAALAAARWLDNVPGARNEPGALRAAAREPHTWVMSLLYVGTFGSFIGFGFAFGQVLQLQFHDRFPTAVDAAWLTFLGPLIGSLIRPLGGQLADRLGGARVTFWNFVAMATGAGLVLYAARDRSFPLYLAGFLALFVFSGIGNGSTYKMIPAIFRARAAAEAELTGDRAAAERRARRLSGALIGIAGAVGASGGVLVNVAFRQSFLAAGTADAAYLAFIGWYALCFLVTWAVYLRPGPRKLTGV encoded by the coding sequence GTGAGCACGCTCGTTTCCCCCACCCCGACCCCGGCCGCCGCCGGGCGCCGGAGGCCGATCACCGACTGGCGCCCCGAGGACTCCGGGTTCTGGGCGACCACCGGCGCCCCGGTCGCCCGCCGCAACCTGTACGTCTCGATCTTCGCCGAGCACGTCGGCTTCTCCGTGTGGAGCCTCTGGTCGGTGACGGTGCTCTTCCTGGGCCCCGACTACGGCATCGACCCGGCCGGGAAGTTCCTGCTCACCGCCGTGCCGGCCGCGCTGGGCGCGGTGCTGCGCCTGCCCTACACCCTGGCGGTGGCCCGGTTCGGCGGGCGGAACTGGACCATCGTGAGCGCGCTGCTGCTGCTCGTGCCGGCGATGCCGATGGCCCTGCTGATCGAGCCCGGGGTGTCGTACGCCACGCTGATGGTGCTGGCCTGCCTGACCGGGGTGGGCGGGGGCAACTTCGCCTCCTCGATGGCGAACATCAACCTCTTCTTCCCGGAGCGGCTCAAGGGCCGGGCCCTCGGCCTCAACGCCGGCGGCGGGAACCTGGGCGTGCCGGCCGTGCAGCTCGTCGGGCTGGCGGTGCTGGCCACCGCCGGGGCCGCGTACCCCCGGCTGGTGCCCGCCGTCTACCTGCCGCTGATCGTGCTCGCGGCGCTGGCCGCGGCGCGCTGGCTGGACAACGTCCCCGGGGCGCGCAACGAGCCCGGCGCGCTGCGCGCGGCGGCCCGCGAGCCGCACACCTGGGTGATGTCCCTGCTCTACGTCGGCACCTTCGGCTCGTTCATCGGCTTCGGCTTCGCCTTCGGGCAGGTGCTCCAGCTCCAGTTCCACGACCGGTTCCCGACCGCGGTCGACGCCGCCTGGCTGACCTTCCTCGGACCGCTGATCGGCTCGCTGATCCGGCCGCTCGGCGGCCAGCTCGCCGACCGGCTCGGCGGCGCCCGGGTCACCTTCTGGAACTTCGTCGCGATGGCCACCGGCGCCGGGCTGGTGCTGTACGCGGCCCGGGACCGCTCCTTCCCGCTCTACCTGGCCGGGTTCCTGGCGCTCTTCGTCTTCTCCGGCATCGGCAACGGGTCGACGTACAAGATGATCCCGGCGATCTTCCGGGCCCGGGCCGCCGCCGAGGCGGAGCTGACCGGGGACCGGGCGGCGGCCGAGCGGCGGGCCCGGCGGCTCTCCGGGGCGCTCATCGGTATCGCCGGGGCGGTGGGCGCCTCGGGCGGGGTGCTGGTGAACGTCGCTTTCCGGCAGTCGTTCCTGGCCGCCGGCACCGCCGACGCCGCCTACCTGGCCTTCATCGGCTGGTACGCGCTCTGCTTCCTGGTGACCTGGGCGGTGTATCTGCGGCCGGGGCCGCGTAAGCTGACCGGCGTGTGA
- the rplM gene encoding 50S ribosomal protein L13 — MRTYSPKPGEIERQWHVIDASDVVLGRLATHAATLLRGKHKPTFAPHVDTGDFVVIVNAGKVALTGNKRQTKIAYRHSGYPGGLKQVGYDELLTKRPERAIELAVKGMLPHNKLGRQILKKLKVYAGAEHPHGAQQPVPFEIKQIAQ, encoded by the coding sequence GTGCGTACGTACAGCCCGAAGCCGGGTGAGATCGAGCGTCAGTGGCACGTCATCGACGCCTCTGATGTCGTGCTGGGCCGCCTCGCGACCCACGCCGCCACGCTGCTGCGTGGCAAGCACAAGCCGACTTTCGCGCCGCACGTCGACACGGGCGACTTCGTCGTCATCGTGAACGCGGGCAAGGTCGCGCTGACCGGCAACAAGCGCCAGACCAAGATCGCCTACCGCCACTCCGGCTACCCGGGTGGTCTGAAGCAGGTCGGCTACGACGAGCTGCTGACCAAGCGGCCCGAGCGGGCCATCGAGCTGGCCGTGAAGGGCATGCTCCCGCACAACAAGCTGGGCCGCCAGATTCTCAAGAAGCTGAAGGTCTACGCCGGTGCCGAGCACCCGCACGGCGCGCAGCAGCCGGTGCCGTTCGAGATCAAGCAGATCGCGCAGTGA